The following proteins are encoded in a genomic region of Magnolia sinica isolate HGM2019 chromosome 1, MsV1, whole genome shotgun sequence:
- the LOC131258325 gene encoding profilin: MSWQIYVDDHLMCDIDGNHLTAAAIIGHDGSVWAQSAAFPQFKPEEITGIMNDFNEPGFLAPTGLFLGATKYMVIQGEAGSVIRGKKGSGGITIKKTSQALIFGIYEEPLTPGQCNMIVERMGDYLIDQGL, from the exons atgtCGTGGCAAATATACGTCGACGATCATCTGATGTGTGACATCGACGGTAATCATCTCACGGCCGCAGCGATCATCGGCCACGATGGAAGCGTCTGGGCTCAAAGCGCCGCCTTCCCTCAG TTTAAGCCCGAAGAGATCACCGGTATTATGAATGACTTCAATGAACCGGGGTTCCTTGCCCCCACTGGCTTATTCCTTGGGGCTACGAAGTACATGGTAATCCAAGGAGAGGCTGGATCTGTGATCCGTGGAAAGAAG GGTTCCGGCGGCATCACTATAAAGAAGACCAGCCaagctctaatttttgggatctacGAGGAGCCCTTGACTCCTGGCCAGTGTAACATGATTGTTGAGAGGATGGGTGATTACCTCATTGACCAGGGCCTGTAG